In one window of Janthinobacterium sp. 1_2014MBL_MicDiv DNA:
- a CDS encoding TolC family protein — MSRFKTSYCLTPLALAAALLLGGCASFSQDGGMQAVAALADARTGAPAALADKGGEDKLAQLLAQPLDADSAVRIALMNNHGMKAALAQLGASEADLVQAGRLRNPGLSFGRSHGSHGNEIDRGVSFDLAGLLTMPLRVNIERGRFEQAKLQAASSAVQLAADTRRAYFTAVAAVQTEAFMQRALVSAEAGAQLATRLQQAGNWSRLDQARQQVFYADAVGDLARARHQATATREHLTRLLGLWGKQTSFTLPSRLPDLPATPADAGNIEAQAMEQRLDVQMSKLDAHATADALGLSKVTGFINVLDVGYTNKSSSEAPRENGYEVSLELPLFDWGTARNARAQALYEQSLQRTAGTAVRARSEVREAYSSYRTAYDLARHYRDEVVPLRKTISHEVLLRYNGMLASVFELLADAREQVSSVNGAIETQRDFWIAQTALQSAINGSGPADKE, encoded by the coding sequence ATGAGCCGTTTCAAGACATCGTATTGCCTGACGCCGCTGGCCCTGGCCGCCGCCCTGCTGCTCGGCGGCTGCGCCAGTTTCAGCCAGGATGGCGGCATGCAGGCCGTCGCCGCGCTGGCCGATGCCCGCACGGGCGCTCCCGCCGCGCTGGCGGACAAGGGTGGCGAGGACAAGCTGGCGCAGCTGCTGGCCCAGCCGCTGGATGCCGACAGCGCCGTGCGCATCGCCCTGATGAACAACCATGGCATGAAAGCGGCACTGGCCCAGCTGGGCGCGTCCGAGGCCGACCTCGTGCAGGCGGGGCGCTTGCGCAACCCGGGCCTGTCGTTCGGCCGCTCGCACGGCAGCCACGGCAATGAAATCGACCGCGGCGTCAGTTTCGACCTGGCCGGCTTGCTGACCATGCCCCTGCGCGTGAACATCGAGCGGGGCCGCTTCGAGCAAGCCAAGCTGCAGGCGGCATCGTCTGCCGTGCAACTGGCGGCGGACACGCGCCGCGCCTACTTCACCGCCGTCGCGGCCGTGCAGACGGAAGCGTTCATGCAGCGGGCGCTGGTGTCGGCCGAGGCGGGCGCGCAGCTGGCCACGCGCCTGCAGCAGGCGGGCAACTGGAGCCGCCTCGACCAGGCGCGCCAGCAAGTGTTTTACGCGGACGCCGTCGGCGACCTGGCGCGCGCGCGCCACCAGGCGACGGCGACGCGCGAGCACCTGACGCGTTTGCTGGGCCTGTGGGGCAAGCAGACCAGCTTCACCTTGCCGTCGCGCCTGCCCGACTTGCCGGCCACCCCGGCCGACGCCGGCAATATCGAGGCGCAGGCCATGGAGCAGCGCCTCGACGTGCAGATGAGCAAACTCGACGCGCACGCGACGGCCGACGCGCTGGGCCTGTCGAAGGTGACGGGCTTCATCAACGTGCTCGACGTGGGTTATACCAACAAGAGCAGCAGCGAAGCGCCGCGCGAGAATGGCTACGAGGTCTCGCTGGAACTGCCCCTGTTCGACTGGGGCACGGCGCGCAACGCCAGGGCGCAAGCCTTGTACGAGCAGTCGCTGCAGCGCACGGCGGGCACGGCCGTGCGGGCCCGCTCGGAAGTGCGTGAGGCCTACTCCAGTTACCGCACGGCTTACGACCTGGCGCGCCACTACCGCGATGAAGTCGTGCCGCTGCGCAAGACGATCTCGCACGAAGTATTGCTGCGCTACAACGGCATGCTGGCCAGCGTGTTCGAGCTGCTGGCGGACGCCCGCGAGCAGGTGAGCAGCGTGAATGGCGCCATCGAGACCCAGCGCGATTTCTGGATCGCCCAAACGGCATTGCAATCGGCCATCAATGGCAGCGGCCCTGCCGACAAGGAATAA
- a CDS encoding methyl-accepting chemotaxis protein, protein MLNQMKVGTRLLAAFFCVALMGAIVAGIGIFNMGKIDTMAGQMYNNELLGLSYIKEANIALIKVGRARSNFLLATTAEERSRRQADIAKFLETNKSNLAKAQPLFVTAAAKELFARFATVEAEYTATMQQALTLAAAEPLAQRSTALTELLNKTRQHADELDGVLEKLSLQKEERAKAAADQASSVYQASRTFMIALVLGSMAAGLALGALITRALTRQLGGEPAYAVRIAGAIAEGDLTVDIRTASHDSASLLYAMKTMRDKLVGIVSQVRSGTDTINTASGEIAQGNLDLSSRTEEQASSLEETASSMEELTSAVRQNADNARQANVLAGAASDVAGKGGAVVGQVVQTMESINASSRKIVDIISVIDGIAFQTNILALNAAVEAARAGEEGRGFAVVAAEVRNLAQRSASAAKEIKILIGDSVEQVEIGSRLVHDAGKTMDEVVTSVRQVADIMQEITAASAEQSAGIEQVNQAVLQMDQVTQQNAALVEEAAAAAESLQDQAQTLTELVGVFRLHAQAERIAVPPASNVTPLRRPAPAFRHGERRLA, encoded by the coding sequence ATGCTGAATCAGATGAAGGTGGGAACGCGCTTGCTGGCGGCATTTTTCTGTGTCGCCCTGATGGGGGCCATCGTGGCCGGCATCGGTATCTTCAACATGGGCAAGATCGACACCATGGCTGGCCAGATGTACAACAATGAATTGCTGGGTTTGTCGTATATCAAGGAAGCCAATATCGCCTTGATCAAGGTGGGCCGGGCGCGCAGCAATTTCCTGCTGGCTACCACGGCCGAAGAGCGCAGCCGGCGCCAGGCCGATATCGCCAAATTTCTCGAAACCAATAAAAGCAACCTGGCCAAGGCCCAGCCCCTGTTCGTCACGGCGGCCGCCAAGGAGCTGTTTGCCCGCTTTGCCACCGTCGAAGCCGAGTACACGGCGACCATGCAGCAGGCGCTGACCCTGGCGGCAGCCGAGCCGCTGGCCCAGCGCAGCACCGCATTGACGGAGCTGCTGAACAAGACGCGCCAGCATGCCGACGAACTCGATGGCGTGCTGGAAAAACTGTCCTTGCAGAAAGAGGAGCGGGCCAAGGCGGCGGCCGACCAGGCGTCCAGCGTGTACCAGGCCAGCCGTACTTTCATGATCGCGCTGGTGCTGGGCAGCATGGCCGCCGGGCTGGCCCTGGGCGCGCTGATCACGCGCGCCCTGACGCGCCAGCTGGGCGGCGAACCCGCGTATGCCGTCCGGATCGCGGGCGCCATCGCCGAGGGCGACCTCACCGTGGATATCCGCACGGCAAGCCACGACAGCGCCAGCCTGCTGTACGCCATGAAAACCATGCGCGACAAGCTGGTGGGCATCGTCAGCCAGGTGCGCTCGGGCACGGATACCATCAATACGGCGTCCGGCGAAATCGCCCAGGGCAACCTCGACCTGTCGTCGCGCACGGAAGAGCAGGCCAGCTCGCTGGAAGAAACGGCTTCGTCGATGGAGGAACTGACGTCGGCCGTGCGCCAGAACGCGGACAATGCGCGCCAGGCCAATGTGCTGGCCGGCGCCGCCTCGGACGTGGCCGGCAAGGGTGGCGCCGTGGTGGGGCAGGTGGTGCAGACGATGGAATCGATCAACGCCTCCTCGCGCAAGATCGTCGACATCATCAGCGTCATCGACGGCATCGCCTTCCAGACGAATATCCTCGCCTTGAACGCAGCGGTGGAAGCGGCCAGGGCGGGCGAGGAAGGGCGCGGCTTCGCCGTCGTGGCGGCCGAAGTGCGCAACCTGGCGCAGCGCTCGGCCAGTGCCGCCAAGGAAATCAAGATCCTGATCGGCGACTCCGTCGAACAGGTGGAAATCGGCTCCAGGCTCGTGCATGACGCGGGCAAGACGATGGATGAGGTCGTCACCAGCGTGCGCCAGGTGGCCGACATCATGCAGGAAATCACGGCCGCCAGCGCCGAGCAGAGCGCCGGCATCGAGCAAGTCAACCAGGCCGTGCTGCAAATGGACCAGGTGACGCAGCAAAACGCGGCCCTCGTGGAAGAGGCGGCGGCCGCCGCCGAATCGCTGCAGGATCAGGCGCAAACCTTGACGGAGCTGGTGGGCGTGTTCCGCCTGCATGCCCAGGCCGAACGCATCGCCGTGCCGCCGGCCAGCAATGTGACGCCGCTGCGCCGGCCGGCGCCAGCGTTCAGGCACGGCGAGCGCCGGCTGGCCTGA
- a CDS encoding multicopper oxidase family protein, translating to MITRRNFFMNAGAVALSAAAVSRVGAASLPEAVSMAGAATTAPPPPPNGRPFHPVVTLNGWSLPWRMNNNVKEFHLVAEPVVRELAPGMQANLWGYNGQSPGPTIEVVEGDRVRIFVTNKLPEHTSVHWHGQRLPNGMDGVTGLTQPGIPPGKTFVYEFVAKRPGTFMYHPHADEMTQMAMGMMGFWVTHPKDPNFMKVDRDFVFLLSNYDIDPGSYTPKIMTMTDFNLFTFNSRVFPGIDPMVVRQGDKVRVRVGNLTMTNHPIHMHGHEFEVTGTDGGWTRPESRWPEVTTDIAVGQMRAVEFTATDLGDWAFHCHKSHHTMNAMGHDVPTMIGVDHQGVAAKINQLVPGYMVMGERGMADMGEMQMPIPDNTLPMMAGDGPFGAIGMGGMFTTVKVRKDQKPGDYRDPGWYKHPAGSVAHEWTGALPEPVRAQGTGKPAARRGVEMTVRKPGGHAGH from the coding sequence ATGATTACACGTAGAAACTTTTTCATGAATGCGGGCGCCGTCGCCCTGAGTGCGGCTGCCGTCAGCCGCGTCGGCGCGGCGTCGCTGCCGGAAGCCGTCAGCATGGCCGGTGCGGCAACGACAGCGCCGCCACCGCCGCCGAACGGCCGCCCCTTCCATCCCGTCGTCACCCTGAATGGCTGGTCCTTGCCCTGGCGCATGAACAACAACGTCAAGGAATTCCACCTCGTGGCCGAGCCCGTCGTGCGCGAACTGGCGCCCGGCATGCAGGCCAACCTGTGGGGCTACAACGGCCAGTCGCCGGGGCCCACCATCGAAGTGGTGGAGGGCGACCGGGTGCGCATTTTCGTCACCAACAAATTGCCGGAGCACACGAGCGTGCACTGGCATGGACAGCGCTTGCCGAACGGCATGGATGGCGTCACGGGGCTGACGCAGCCAGGCATTCCGCCTGGCAAGACCTTCGTCTATGAATTCGTTGCCAAGCGGCCCGGCACCTTCATGTACCACCCGCATGCCGATGAAATGACGCAGATGGCGATGGGCATGATGGGCTTCTGGGTGACGCACCCGAAAGACCCGAATTTCATGAAGGTGGACCGCGATTTCGTCTTCTTGCTCAGCAACTACGACATCGACCCCGGCAGCTACACGCCGAAGATCATGACCATGACGGATTTCAACCTGTTCACCTTCAACAGCCGCGTTTTCCCCGGCATCGACCCGATGGTGGTGCGCCAGGGCGACAAGGTGCGCGTGCGCGTGGGCAACCTCACCATGACGAACCACCCGATCCACATGCATGGCCATGAATTCGAGGTGACGGGCACGGATGGGGGCTGGACGCGCCCCGAATCGCGCTGGCCCGAAGTGACGACGGATATTGCCGTGGGCCAGATGCGCGCCGTGGAATTCACGGCCACGGACCTGGGCGACTGGGCTTTCCACTGCCACAAGTCGCACCACACGATGAATGCCATGGGGCATGACGTGCCGACCATGATCGGCGTCGACCACCAGGGCGTGGCGGCAAAGATCAACCAGCTGGTGCCCGGTTACATGGTGATGGGCGAGCGCGGCATGGCCGACATGGGCGAGATGCAGATGCCGATTCCCGACAACACCTTGCCGATGATGGCCGGCGACGGCCCGTTCGGCGCCATCGGCATGGGCGGCATGTTTACCACGGTAAAGGTGCGCAAGGACCAGAAGCCCGGCGATTACCGCGACCCTGGCTGGTACAAGCATCCGGCCGGCAGCGTGGCCCATGAATGGACGGGCGCCTTGCCGGAACCGGTGCGCGCCCAGGGGACGGGCAAGCCGGCGGCCAGGCGTGGCGTCGAGATGACGGTACGCAAGCCGGGCGGGCACGCGGGACATTAA